A genomic region of Enterobacteriaceae endosymbiont of Macroplea mutica contains the following coding sequences:
- a CDS encoding GTP-binding protein, with protein sequence MEKIRNIAILAHVDHGKTTLIDKLLEESDSDHVHKSIFQTNKTRKMDTNVLEQEKGITIISKQTAILWHNYTINIIDTPGHADLSSEVERILSMVDAFLLVVDAVEGPMPQTTFVTKKALEYKLQPIIIINKIDRNTHRSKWVLEQIFDLFITLDITEQQLDFPIIYTSAMKGMSGYDLHNIKNNMNALYETIIKYTPVPKVNIYGPLQMQISQIIRDKYLGNICIGLIKRGIIKVNEFVSVVREQKQKKVIKVLSIIQNIGLKQYYFNHMSAGNIIGISGIGLENINIFDTICDKNYHESLPLLTIDAPKINMYFHINNSPLAGTEGKHITYIKLFKRIYQECLYNIALNIKTTAQNNIINISSRGILQLLILLENIRREGYELLVSKPQIIEHIKNGNIVEPFELLIIDIPQNIKGKLIAFISIKGAIINNITLKKSDNRVIIESIISSRALMGFRTEFLNITSGTGIMNSLFSHYDKKKHNFSNKRNHGVLISCCAGYAIAFALSRLQSRGILFVKPGDKIYEGQIVGIHSKINDLIVNCTNNKKLTNMRAAGKDNKIPLIPNKKISMEFAIDFINDDELIEITPQSIRLRKKILKTYKNII encoded by the coding sequence ATGGAGAAAATACGTAATATAGCTATATTAGCACATGTAGATCACGGTAAAACTACATTAATTGATAAATTATTAGAAGAATCTGATTCAGATCATGTTCATAAATCCATATTTCAAACTAATAAAACACGTAAAATGGATACGAATGTTTTAGAACAAGAAAAAGGAATAACTATTATTTCTAAACAAACTGCCATATTATGGCATAATTATACTATCAATATAATTGATACACCAGGACATGCAGATTTAAGTTCTGAAGTAGAACGCATTTTATCTATGGTTGATGCATTTTTATTAGTAGTTGATGCTGTAGAAGGACCCATGCCCCAAACTACGTTTGTAACTAAAAAAGCTTTAGAATATAAACTACAACCTATTATAATTATAAATAAAATTGATAGAAATACACATAGATCTAAATGGGTGCTAGAACAAATATTTGATTTATTTATTACTTTAGATATTACTGAACAACAGTTAGATTTCCCAATTATTTATACATCTGCTATGAAAGGTATGTCAGGATATGATTTACATAATATTAAAAATAATATGAATGCATTATATGAAACAATTATTAAATATACACCTGTACCTAAAGTTAATATATATGGTCCATTACAAATGCAGATTTCACAAATAATACGTGATAAGTATTTAGGTAATATTTGTATTGGTTTGATTAAACGAGGTATAATAAAAGTTAATGAATTTGTTTCTGTTGTAAGAGAACAAAAACAAAAAAAAGTAATTAAAGTATTATCTATAATACAGAACATAGGTTTAAAACAATATTATTTTAATCACATGTCTGCAGGTAATATTATTGGGATTTCTGGAATAGGTTTAGAAAATATTAATATTTTTGATACTATATGTGATAAAAATTATCATGAATCATTACCTTTATTAACAATTGATGCTCCAAAAATTAATATGTATTTTCATATTAATAATTCACCTTTAGCTGGTACAGAAGGAAAGCATATAACTTATATAAAATTATTTAAAAGAATATATCAAGAATGTTTATATAATATAGCATTAAATATAAAAACTACAGCACAAAATAATATTATTAATATATCATCAAGAGGTATATTGCAATTATTAATTCTTTTAGAAAATATTCGTAGAGAAGGTTATGAATTATTAGTATCAAAACCACAAATTATTGAACATATTAAAAATGGCAATATAGTAGAACCATTTGAATTATTAATTATAGATATACCACAAAATATAAAAGGTAAATTAATTGCTTTTATTAGTATAAAAGGAGCCATTATTAATAATATTACTTTAAAAAAATCAGATAATAGAGTAATAATTGAAAGTATTATATCAAGTAGAGCTTTAATGGGATTTAGAACAGAGTTTTTAAATATAACTTCTGGTACTGGTATAATGAATTCTCTTTTTAGTCATTATGATAAGAAAAAACATAATTTTAGTAATAAAAGAAATCATGGAGTACTTATTTCTTGTTGTGCAGGATATGCTATTGCTTTTGCATTATCTCGTTTACAATCTAGAGGAATTTTATTTGTAAAACCTGGTGATAAAATATATGAAGGTCAAATTGTTGGTATACATAGTAAGATTAATGATTTAATTGTTAATTGTACAAATAATAAAAAACTAACAAATATGAGAGCTGCAGGCAAAGACAATAAAATTCCACTCATACCTAACAAAAAAATATCTATGGAATTTGCTATAGATTTTATTAATGACGATGAATTAATAGAAATTACACCTCAATCAATTAGATTAAGAAAAAAAATATTAAAAACATATAAAAATATTATCTAA
- the smpB gene encoding SsrA-binding protein SmpB, translated as MNKKKIIILNKKIYHNFFIQKNIETGIILQGWEVKSLRAHQITINNSYVNIINNKIYLINTYITPLITSCNHNQYIINRKRELLLHTKEIELIKNYVNKQHLTVVLISLYWHKSFCKTNVALARGKHKIDKRNLLKYKEWNINKLRIQKKYIQK; from the coding sequence ATGAATAAAAAAAAAATTATTATTTTGAATAAAAAAATTTACCATAATTTTTTTATTCAAAAAAATATAGAGACTGGTATAATTTTACAAGGTTGGGAAGTAAAATCTTTACGTGCACATCAAATTACTATCAATAATAGTTATGTAAATATTATAAATAATAAAATTTATTTAATTAATACATATATTACTCCTTTAATTACTAGTTGTAATCATAATCAATATATTATTAATCGTAAAAGAGAATTATTATTACACACTAAAGAAATAGAACTCATAAAAAATTACGTAAATAAACAACATTTAACTGTTGTATTAATTAGTTTATATTGGCATAAATCTTTTTGTAAAACTAATGTCGCTCTTGCTAGAGGAAAACATAAAATTGATAAAAGAAACTTATTAAAATATAAAGAATGGAATATTAATAAATTACGTATACAAAAAAAATATATACAAAAATAA